A portion of the Acidisarcina polymorpha genome contains these proteins:
- a CDS encoding cupin domain-containing protein → MAEQKEFVLAGVVMKQQLSGEETNGTFSLFENRSGGQSKTPIHVHANDDETLFIIEGEMQAVISGKEQTIQAGESIFLPRGIPHQLMNTSGSPSHYMLLCTPSGFEGFLAEGGHVKSPNEVVGPPTPEDIERLKAAAPKFGITLLPAW, encoded by the coding sequence ATGGCAGAACAAAAAGAATTCGTGCTCGCTGGCGTCGTGATGAAGCAGCAGCTTTCGGGCGAAGAAACGAATGGCACCTTTTCTCTTTTTGAGAATCGCAGCGGCGGGCAGTCGAAGACGCCTATCCATGTACACGCGAACGATGACGAAACTCTCTTCATCATCGAAGGAGAGATGCAAGCAGTCATCTCCGGCAAGGAACAAACGATCCAAGCTGGTGAGTCAATCTTCCTACCTCGTGGCATACCTCACCAGCTTATGAACACAAGTGGATCCCCATCCCACTACATGCTGCTCTGCACGCCGAGCGGCTTTGAAGGCTTTCTGGCGGAGGGGGGCCACGTGAAGTCGCCTAATGAGGTTGTTGGGCCGCCGACACCTGAAGATATCGAGCGCCTCAAGGCAGCGGCTCCGAAGTTCGGCATAACACTTCTCCCGGCTTGGTAG
- a CDS encoding cupin domain-containing protein has product MSRTETQQIPTAYSREVGVDSTIKYMGQVITTLAKATETNGRFSLMEVKVRPGLEPPVHIHEREHELFFVIEGSVRFYTPEKTFDVHAGGVGFLPQGKAHTFACLTEELRALILVGATGAETVGMDSYLMQMGEPARDMNVPDPSTIAPIEDPTETIKAGASWGIRFLSPEETKKALPEYPGFGVRLS; this is encoded by the coding sequence ATGTCAAGAACTGAAACGCAGCAGATCCCGACCGCGTATTCCCGCGAAGTCGGAGTAGATTCCACCATCAAATACATGGGGCAAGTGATTACCACTCTGGCGAAGGCTACCGAGACGAACGGTCGCTTCTCCCTCATGGAAGTGAAAGTGCGACCTGGCCTAGAGCCGCCAGTGCACATCCATGAGCGTGAACACGAACTGTTTTTCGTAATCGAGGGATCAGTTCGCTTCTACACGCCTGAGAAGACTTTCGATGTACATGCCGGTGGCGTTGGCTTCTTGCCCCAGGGCAAGGCCCATACGTTCGCCTGTCTGACTGAAGAACTGCGGGCTCTTATTCTTGTTGGGGCCACTGGTGCAGAGACGGTCGGCATGGACAGCTATCTGATGCAAATGGGGGAACCCGCCAGGGACATGAATGTCCCTGATCCATCGACGATAGCGCCGATCGAAGATCCTACCGAGACCATCAAGGCCGGAGCCTCGTGGGGTATCCGCTTCCTCTCCCCAGAAGAGACAAAGAAGGCGCTGCCCGAGTATCCCGGGTTCGGCGTCCGTCTTTCCTAA
- a CDS encoding alkene reductase, with amino-acid sequence MPTLLDPIRIGDIELPNRVLMAPMTRLRATVDNIPTQLMTNYYTQRASAGLIIAEATPVSPSALGYAQVAGIWSEEQVKAWKEVTSSVHQHGGRIYLQLWHVGRISDPLFLNGELPVAPSAIAAAGHVSLVRPEKNFVTPRALETREVYGVVEEFRVAAQNAQRAGFDGVEVHAATGYLVDQFLESGTNHRSDDFGGSVENRARLLLLIVDACTSVWGSGRVGVRVSPRGDRHDVSDANPAETFKYVARECGRLKLAYLHAREFRAADSLGPDLKREFGGVFIANENFTFESANESLARGEADAVSFARLFIANPDLPKRFADGEPLSSADPATFYAHGPEGYVDHPAL; translated from the coding sequence ATGCCAACTCTGCTTGATCCCATACGAATCGGCGACATTGAGCTACCAAACCGGGTCCTTATGGCTCCGATGACTCGACTTCGCGCGACCGTCGACAACATTCCTACGCAGCTTATGACGAACTACTACACGCAACGCGCCTCCGCAGGTCTGATCATTGCAGAGGCCACACCCGTTTCGCCGAGCGCCCTCGGGTACGCGCAGGTGGCCGGCATTTGGTCAGAAGAGCAGGTCAAAGCCTGGAAGGAAGTTACCTCTTCAGTTCATCAACACGGCGGTCGCATCTATCTGCAGCTGTGGCATGTAGGGCGTATCTCTGACCCGCTATTTCTCAATGGTGAGCTTCCAGTAGCGCCCTCTGCAATCGCCGCAGCCGGTCATGTCTCTCTCGTGCGCCCGGAGAAGAACTTCGTTACGCCACGCGCTTTGGAGACTCGAGAAGTCTATGGCGTGGTGGAAGAATTCCGAGTTGCCGCCCAGAACGCTCAACGGGCTGGCTTCGACGGGGTAGAGGTTCACGCAGCCACCGGGTACCTTGTCGACCAATTCCTGGAGTCCGGAACGAACCACCGCTCTGATGACTTTGGAGGGTCAGTCGAAAATCGAGCGCGTCTGCTCCTTCTCATCGTCGACGCATGTACCTCAGTGTGGGGTTCTGGCCGTGTTGGAGTGCGGGTTTCTCCTAGAGGCGATCGTCACGACGTGTCCGATGCGAACCCTGCCGAAACTTTCAAGTATGTGGCCCGAGAGTGCGGGCGACTCAAGCTAGCGTATCTTCATGCGCGCGAGTTCCGCGCCGCTGATTCGCTCGGTCCCGATCTGAAGCGTGAGTTCGGTGGAGTCTTCATCGCTAACGAAAACTTCACCTTTGAATCAGCGAACGAGAGTCTTGCACGCGGCGAAGCAGACGCCGTATCCTTCGCGAGGTTGTTCATCGCCAACCCAGACTTGCCGAAACGATTTGCTGATGGCGAGCCTCTGAGTTCAGCAGACCCAGCCACGTTCTACGCGCATGGTCCCGAAGGGTATGTGGATCATCCAGCTCTCTAG
- a CDS encoding nuclear transport factor 2 family protein: MSEIERLEDRRYAAMLSRDVETLEELLHERLLHVHSTGNQHTKAAYLVGLRERAWEYHQIDRSQQNIIVQGSTALVFNHLFLRLELKGKAIELRNQALSVWIHEQGVWQLIAMHSGLEPSTN, encoded by the coding sequence ATGTCTGAGATCGAGCGCCTCGAAGATCGGCGTTATGCCGCGATGTTGAGCCGGGATGTGGAAACCCTTGAGGAGTTGTTGCATGAGCGGTTGCTACACGTGCATTCCACGGGGAATCAACATACGAAAGCGGCCTATCTCGTCGGGTTGAGGGAGCGAGCCTGGGAGTATCACCAGATTGACCGCTCCCAACAGAACATCATTGTGCAAGGTTCGACCGCGCTCGTCTTCAATCACCTCTTCCTCCGATTGGAGTTGAAAGGCAAGGCGATTGAATTGCGAAATCAAGCGCTGTCTGTGTGGATCCACGAGCAAGGCGTTTGGCAATTGATTGCAATGCATTCGGGCCTCGAGCCGTCGACTAACTGA
- a CDS encoding cupin domain-containing protein has translation MTELEQSRIAFERAATIDATVAYMGSLMTFLAKASETDGRFALMEYYTKPGNEPPPHIHDREHEMYFVLEGSMRFYCEDKTLDINAGDVVFLPKGKAHAFNCLSAQVRTLILVAAAGEASVGLDSYFLTMGEGTKSMSLPDHAVTYVEGTPERAIKACNDNGIYVMSEEETRQALPQYPGFGVPVR, from the coding sequence ATGACTGAACTCGAACAATCACGAATTGCGTTCGAACGCGCCGCGACGATCGATGCCACGGTCGCCTACATGGGAAGTCTGATGACGTTCCTCGCCAAAGCTTCGGAGACCGATGGGCGCTTTGCCCTGATGGAGTACTACACCAAGCCAGGGAACGAGCCGCCTCCGCATATTCATGACCGGGAGCACGAGATGTATTTCGTGCTCGAGGGCTCCATGCGCTTCTATTGCGAAGACAAAACGCTGGACATCAATGCGGGTGACGTTGTCTTTCTACCCAAAGGGAAAGCCCATGCCTTCAACTGCCTTTCCGCCCAGGTACGCACACTAATTCTTGTGGCTGCGGCTGGAGAAGCTTCAGTCGGGCTAGATAGCTACTTTCTAACGATGGGTGAAGGCACGAAGAGCATGTCTCTTCCGGATCATGCCGTTACGTATGTAGAGGGCACACCCGAGCGTGCGATCAAGGCGTGCAACGACAACGGTATTTACGTGATGTCGGAAGAGGAGACCAGGCAGGCATTGCCACAGTACCCAGGCTTCGGTGTTCCGGTGCGATGA
- a CDS encoding cupin domain-containing protein → MQDILKYLPAQEGVRVIKPDEGRPFDLGPVHFLWKVRSEDSAHAYTMFELHLAPGGGVDLHSHTSPETFYILEGEMTFFRVHDGAQEHFICGPGSTIVIPPNALHALFNKSDGECRLLDVSTGSHQDFFDEVQVADQRESFASLEPKAAVVRVSEIARKNEMYLAPYDVNTEKETE, encoded by the coding sequence ATGCAAGACATTCTCAAATATCTACCTGCCCAAGAAGGCGTTCGCGTCATCAAGCCAGACGAAGGAAGACCCTTTGATCTGGGGCCGGTCCACTTCCTGTGGAAAGTCCGCAGTGAAGACAGCGCCCACGCCTACACAATGTTCGAGCTACATCTAGCTCCGGGTGGTGGCGTCGATCTGCACAGCCACACATCTCCAGAAACCTTTTACATCCTCGAAGGTGAAATGACCTTCTTCCGCGTTCACGACGGTGCGCAAGAGCACTTCATCTGTGGCCCTGGATCGACGATCGTGATCCCACCCAATGCACTCCATGCGCTCTTCAACAAGAGCGACGGAGAATGCCGGCTACTCGATGTTTCCACGGGTTCGCATCAGGATTTCTTCGACGAAGTGCAGGTAGCCGACCAAAGGGAGAGTTTCGCCTCTCTCGAGCCCAAAGCCGCGGTAGTCCGCGTGTCCGAGATTGCTCGCAAGAACGAGATGTACCTCGCTCCGTATGACGTAAACACAGAGAAGGAGACCGAGTAG
- a CDS encoding sugar phosphate isomerase/epimerase family protein: MSNKTRVMWNGTVRALPFREQVKAAGIAGCSAIAITPSDYNKWLGSSLSTSDLREIAADVGVRITHLDPFVRWTSDWKPRVEGMDFPTDIVGFDEDDFFRMAAALEVDSFTAWSGFAANRYTVSEIEDALGGLCARAAKEGLRCDLEFIPVFGVNSLSMAWQVLQQVKADNAGIVFDFWHYMRSGPDEKLLRSIPGDKITAVQLCDATARVPEGMSLAYDGLNNRLTPGDGDFPISRLIETLSEIGALNNVGVEVFSPQYDKLSAQQIGEITQGVFERYLPPPARDA; this comes from the coding sequence ATGAGCAATAAGACTCGCGTCATGTGGAATGGAACGGTCCGAGCTCTTCCGTTTCGGGAGCAGGTCAAGGCGGCTGGGATAGCCGGGTGTTCTGCGATAGCGATTACGCCTTCGGATTACAACAAGTGGCTTGGGTCCAGCCTAAGCACGAGCGACCTGCGGGAGATCGCTGCGGACGTAGGTGTGAGAATCACACACCTAGACCCGTTTGTTCGCTGGACCTCAGACTGGAAGCCACGCGTCGAGGGCATGGATTTCCCAACGGACATCGTCGGGTTCGATGAGGATGATTTCTTCCGCATGGCGGCGGCTTTGGAGGTAGATTCGTTCACCGCATGGAGTGGCTTCGCTGCGAACCGCTACACCGTATCAGAGATAGAGGATGCCTTGGGAGGCTTATGCGCTCGCGCAGCCAAGGAAGGGTTGAGGTGTGACCTCGAGTTCATTCCAGTGTTCGGGGTGAACTCTCTGAGCATGGCTTGGCAGGTACTCCAGCAGGTGAAGGCGGACAATGCGGGCATCGTCTTCGACTTCTGGCATTACATGCGAAGTGGACCCGACGAAAAGCTGCTGCGGAGCATCCCGGGAGACAAGATCACCGCAGTCCAACTCTGCGATGCAACAGCCCGAGTTCCTGAAGGAATGTCCCTCGCCTATGACGGTCTCAATAATCGGTTGACGCCAGGTGATGGCGATTTCCCTATTTCTAGACTGATTGAGACTCTGAGTGAGATTGGCGCACTTAACAACGTGGGTGTTGAAGTGTTCTCGCCGCAATACGACAAACTCAGCGCCCAGCAGATCGGCGAGATTACGCAAGGGGTCTTTGAACGCTATCTACCGCCACCTGCGCGGGACGCATGA
- a CDS encoding antibiotic biosynthesis monooxygenase family protein has protein sequence MRKTESSESNALVNALQYRLSSRREMMVGTLAAMVGLRYAKGETPVSNRLTLVVRFRIPESQKSEFLGKLREVFTHIVKESTFIEASLVQDMRDPESILNYEVWDESPESFMKAQMTKPYRAAFEKMIVDLKIERTPAWYSTIDDWKRA, from the coding sequence ATGCGAAAGACCGAATCATCAGAATCCAACGCTCTGGTTAACGCCCTCCAATATCGGCTATCGAGTCGGCGCGAGATGATGGTCGGAACGCTCGCTGCGATGGTCGGACTACGTTATGCGAAAGGCGAAACCCCAGTGTCAAACAGACTCACACTTGTTGTACGTTTTCGTATCCCCGAATCTCAAAAGTCAGAGTTCCTTGGGAAGCTCCGCGAAGTGTTCACGCACATTGTGAAAGAAAGCACTTTCATCGAAGCATCCCTGGTTCAAGACATGCGAGATCCCGAAAGCATCTTGAACTATGAGGTATGGGACGAATCGCCAGAATCGTTCATGAAGGCTCAGATGACGAAGCCGTACCGCGCAGCATTCGAGAAGATGATTGTCGATCTCAAGATTGAGCGGACTCCCGCCTGGTACTCGACGATCGATGACTGGAAGCGGGCGTAG